One genomic window of Metopolophium dirhodum isolate CAU chromosome 4, ASM1992520v1, whole genome shotgun sequence includes the following:
- the LOC132943863 gene encoding voltage-dependent calcium channel subunit alpha-2/delta-3 isoform X1: MFFAGGACCCCPVIATAHVFVLLVAVVVSPLPGVRAQAEDIPHNEVKNWALKFGVDLWEFGRQITNMNEIQRKYRERESKVRRKDGLLLIRDLAAEVKNMMDIKMNSVLRLMEAGEQSALANQEAAVKSERYVNDGFGDYKSLESIDRYDQCAFNTTVNCVLLQSTYVDPDSVDETVVRDMQWTDHLDPIFVSNYEMDPVLSWQYFGSTKGTLRRFPTLRWPSYSGLSPSALFDYRLNPWFVEAATSAKDIVIIADFSIALSDYKLSLVRATTLAALDTLGANDFVNVLSLESSNYEIVPCFKEMIVQANEKNLRDLRSAVAQSKFAGSSNFTGALARAFDILHKFNRTGQGSQCNQAILIITDGPFGPYKEILQHNKPHMPVRVFTYLIGKDDSNAADMNWIACNNKGYFEHIEDQRNLREKVLNYVLVMARPLVMYQTDHPVYWSPVYLASKVDNLKATDTIDGRLMTTVSAPVFDRRNHSERAANLLGVVGMDVYIDDLKKLVPAYKLGANGYSFILDNNGHVLYHPDFRPTQSDSVRPQYKTVDLSEIELPDVDTNNNTLLLELRREMIEQREGETTLKVKNHLDNMRRVSTRKYKYFYHSIEDTPYSLGIALPESYGMYELLGEEEIKLTQFNITEYFKGKNWKVHPEWVYCEYNYGNEHNFKTPEDRVLHFLSRSKRPGWKWMSLRSRMPQREPGTSQVYNTWRKEKDSHYCDKNLLQSLVFDALVTDSLEKLTSQISKADKHKSTNTLLKMQNLKNSQGHHMFGVTLTFIATRSGLLRWRDHGTNNNRGPEPHFSETNKKAIDEVWYKRAIDQHNIEPESFVFSVPFNSGAGLDRPLITATHAMFVENKGHRAAAAVVGIQFQHSSIASHFINITSACTGMTGCKKTCASDDLDCYVLDNNGFIIISEQSHHTGQFFGQTDGTIMDSLVQDGIYKKITILDNQGACHSGIEHGTDSASSLRPFQPVVWFVRWLLGRLAWLAIETNIYHVLFPDWIQAQEEDPMYSEYDLGPDEFVPDQGEKTTDQSDKPITDGVGGDRGSSGNDYKDIPQHPPLYVPSMKNAEYFSPVYNRTQPGITRTCRKSVDLYVLQPNRLNMSGSFNPLKGKLTNCHATGCERPFSVQKIPHSNLILLVVDTLCPCGSKQLSIEPQEVRMATDESGQPVYNCQDQNMFRRRTGKCINYHPEEIEIKQCGSSSALLVTSYLVLLSMVTAIWIT, from the exons ATGTTTTTCGCCGGCGGCGCGTGTTGTTGTTGTCCCGTCATAGCCACCGCGCACGTCTTCGTATTGCTGGTCGCCGTGGTCGTGTCGCCGTTACCCGGCGTCCGGGCCCAGGCGGAGGACATACCGCACAACGA GGTAAAAAATTGGGCACTGAAATTTGGTGTGGACCTGTGGGAGTTTGGCAGACAAATCACCAACATGAATGAAATCCAGAGA aaatatcgAGAGCGAGAATCTAAAGTACGAAGAAAAGACGGACTTTTACTTATTCGAGATTTGGCAGCAgaagttaaaaatatgatgGATATCAAAATGAATTCTGTTTTG AGGCTAATGGAAGCTGGCGAACAATCTGCTTTAGCTAATCAAGAGGCTGCTGTAAAGAGTGAGCGATATGTAAATGATGGATTTGGGGATTACAAGAGTCTCGAATCAATAGACCGATATGATCAATGTGCATTTAACACCACTGTAAATTGTGTGCTGTTACAGAGCACATATGTAGATCCAG ATTCAGTCGATGAAACCGTAGTACGAGATATGCAGTGGACTGATCATCTGGATCCAATATTTGTAAGCAATTATGAAATGGATCCCGTATTATCATGGCAATATTTCGGTAGCACAAAAGGGACACTCAGAAGATTTCCAA cacTGAGATGGCCTTCATATTCAGGATTGTCACCATCTGCGTTGTTTGACTATCGACTTAATCCATGGTTTGTAGAAGCTGCAACCAGTGCGAAAGATATAGTTATAATAGCTGATTTTTCAATCGCATTATCTGACTATAAACTTAGTCTTGTAAGAGCTACTACTTTAGCGGCGCTTGATACGCTGGGTGCTAATGATTTCGTCAATGTTTTATCACTTGAATCATCAAACTATGAAATTGTTCCATGTTTCAAAGAAATGATTGTTCAG GCCAACGAGAAGAACTTAAGAGATTTAAGATCCGCCGTGGCACAATCAAAGTTTGCTGGCAGTTCTAACTTCACAGGAGCTCTAGCCCGTGCATTCGACATACTGCATAAA TTTAATCGTACCGGTCAAGGAAGTCAATGCAATCAAGCTATATTGATAATTACTGACGGTCCATTTGGACCATATAAAGAAATTCTGCAACATAATAAACCACATATGCCGGTTCGAGTTTTTACGTATTTAATCGGCAAAGATGACTCAAACGCTGCTGATATGAATTGGATTGCTTGCAACAATAAag GTTATTTCGAACATATCGAAGACCAAAGAAATCTTCGAGAAAAAGTACTAAACTATGTTTTAGTTATGGCTAGACCATTAGTTATGTATCAAACCGATCATCCAGTATATTGGTCACCAGTCTATCTTGCAAGCAAA GTTGACAATTTAAAAGCTACTGACACTATAGATGGCAGACTTATGACAACAGTATCTGCGCCCGTTTTTGACAGGAGAAACCATTCG GAACGAGCCGCCAATTTATTGGGTGTGGTTGGTATGGACGTCTATATTGACGACCTAAAGAAACTTGTTCCAGCCTATAAg CTCGGTGCCAATGGTTACTCCTTTATATTGGACAATAACGGACATGTCCTTTACCATCCTGACTTCCGACCAACG cAATCTGATTCGGTCAGACCTCAATATAAGACGGTCGACCTGAGTGAGATTGAGTTACCGGACGTGGACACTAATAATAACACTCTATTGCTCGAa ttgagGAGAGAAATGATTGAGCAGCGGGAAGGTGAAACCACTCTAAAAGTCAAAAATCACTTGGATAATATG aGACGAGTATCtactagaaaatataaatacttttatcatTCAATCGAAGATACACCTTATAGTTTAGGTATAGCTCTTCCAGAAAGTTATGGAATGTATGAACTGCTCGGAGAAGAAGAAATCAAGTTAACTCAATTCAATA ttacagagtattttaaaggaaaaaacTGGAAAGTCCACCCCGAGTG GGTTTATTGTGAATATAACTATGGCAATGAACATAACTTTAAAACTCCAGAGGATAGAGTGTTGCATTTTTTGTCCAGATCCAAACGTCCTGGTTGGAAATGGATGTCATTAAGGTCTAGAATGCCACAAAGAGAACCTg GTACAAGTCAGGTTTATAACACGTGGAGAAAGGAAAAAGACTCTCATTACT gcGATAAAAATCTTTTACAATCCTTAGTATTCGATGCATTAGTCACTGATAGTCTTGAAAAACTAACAAGTCAAATATCTAAGGCTGATAAACA taaatcTACAAACACGTTACTCAaaatgcaaaatttaaaaaatag CCAAGGACATCATATGTTTGGTGTAACGCTTACGTTCATTGCGACAAGGAGTGGATTATTGAGATGGCGAGATCACGGAACAAATAATAACAGAGGCCCCGAACC ACATTTTAGCGAAACCAACAAAAAAGCCATAGACGAGGTGTGGTACAAAAGAGCGATTGACCAGCACAACATAGAACCTGAAAGTTTTGTGTTTTCAGTGCCATTCAATTCtg GCGCTGGTCTCGATCGACCACTGATTACAGCTACCCACGCCATGTTCGTTGAAAATAAAGGTCATCGAGCAGCAGCCGCGGTTGTCGGCATACAATTTCAACATTCATCGATCGCTTCGCACTTCATCAACATCACTTCAGCC TGTACTGGCATGACCGGATGCAAGAAGACGTGTGCTTCCGATGATCTCGACTGCTATGTGTTGGATAACAACGGTTTCATCATAATATCCGAACAATCGCATCATACCGGACAGTTTTTCGGGCAAACAGACGGTACGATTATGGACTCGTTGGTTCAAGACggcatttacaaaaaaatcaccATACTGGACAACCAAGGCGCGTGTCATAGCGGTATCGAACATGGAACCGATTCCGCGTCTTCACTACGA CCTTTCCAGCCGGTCGTCTGGTTTGTAAGGTGGTTATTAGGTCGATTGGCTTGGTTAGCAATCGAAACTAACATCTATCACGTTCTATTCCCGGACTGGATTCAAGCTCAAGAagaag ATCCAATGTATTCGGAATACGACCTGGGACCAGATGAATTCGTGCCAGATCAAGGTGAGAAGACCACGGACCAGAGTGACAAACCAATAACAGACGGTGTCGGTGGTGACCGGGGGAGCTCCGGGAACGACTACAAAGACATACCACAGCATCCACCGCTGTACGTGCCAAGTATGAAAAACGCCGAGTACTTCAGCCCAGTTTACAACCGAACTCAACCTGGCATAACCAGGACATGTCGCAAATCGGTAGATTTGTACGTCCTGCAACCCAACAGATTGAATATGAGTGGGTCGTTTAACCCACTCAAAGGAAAATTGACCAATTGCCACGCTACTGGATGCGAACG GCCATTCAGTGTGCAAAAAATCCCCCACAGCAACCTAATACTATTAGTGGTGGATACTCTGTGCCCTTGTGGCAGCAAACAACTGAGCATCGAACCACAAGAGGTTCGAATGGCCACAGATGAATCTGGACAACCAGTGTACAACTGTCAAGATCAAAACATGTTCCGGAGACGCACAGGAAAGTGCATTAACTATCATCCAGAA
- the LOC132943863 gene encoding voltage-dependent calcium channel subunit alpha-2/delta-3 isoform X3, whose product MFFAGGACCCCPVIATAHVFVLLVAVVVSPLPGVRAQAEDIPHNEVKNWALKFGVDLWEFGRQITNMNEIQRKYRERESKVRRKDGLLLIRDLAAEVKNMMDIKMNSVLRLMEAGEQSALANQEAAVKSERYVNDGFGDYKSLESIDRYDQCAFNTTVNCVLLQSTYVDPDSVDETVVRDMQWTDHLDPIFVSNYEMDPVLSWQYFGSTKGTLRRFPTLRWPSYSGLSPSALFDYRLNPWFVEAATSAKDIVIIADFSIALSDYKLSLVRATTLAALDTLGANDFVNVLSLESSNYEIVPCFKEMIVQANEKNLRDLRSAVAQSKFAGSSNFTGALARAFDILHKFNRTGQGSQCNQAILIITDGPFGPYKEILQHNKPHMPVRVFTYLIGKDDSNAADMNWIACNNKGYFEHIEDQRNLREKVLNYVLVMARPLVMYQTDHPVYWSPVYLASKVDNLKATDTIDGRLMTTVSAPVFDRRNHSERAANLLGVVGMDVYIDDLKKLVPAYKLGANGYSFILDNNGHVLYHPDFRPTQSDSVRPQYKTVDLSEIELPDVDTNNNTLLLELRREMIEQREGETTLKVKNHLDNMRRVSTRKYKYFYHSIEDTPYSLGIALPESYGMYELLGEEEIKLTQFNITEYFKGKNWKVHPEWVYCEYNYGNEHNFKTPEDRVLHFLSRSKRPGWKWMSLRSRMPQREPGTSQVYNTWRKEKDSHYCDKNLLQSLVFDALVTDSLEKLTSQISKADKHQGHHMFGVTLTFIATRSGLLRWRDHGTNNNRGPEPHFSETNKKAIDEVWYKRAIDQHNIEPESFVFSVPFNSGAGLDRPLITATHAMFVENKGHRAAAAVVGIQFQHSSIASHFINITSACTGMTGCKKTCASDDLDCYVLDNNGFIIISEQSHHTGQFFGQTDGTIMDSLVQDGIYKKITILDNQGACHSGIEHGTDSASSLRPFQPVVWFVRWLLGRLAWLAIETNIYHVLFPDWIQAQEEDPMYSEYDLGPDEFVPDQGEKTTDQSDKPITDGVGGDRGSSGNDYKDIPQHPPLYVPSMKNAEYFSPVYNRTQPGITRTCRKSVDLYVLQPNRLNMSGSFNPLKGKLTNCHATGCERPFSVQKIPHSNLILLVVDTLCPCGSKQLSIEPQEVRMATDESGQPVYNCQDQNMFRRRTGKCINYHPEEIEIKQCGSSSALLVTSYLVLLSMVTAIWIT is encoded by the exons ATGTTTTTCGCCGGCGGCGCGTGTTGTTGTTGTCCCGTCATAGCCACCGCGCACGTCTTCGTATTGCTGGTCGCCGTGGTCGTGTCGCCGTTACCCGGCGTCCGGGCCCAGGCGGAGGACATACCGCACAACGA GGTAAAAAATTGGGCACTGAAATTTGGTGTGGACCTGTGGGAGTTTGGCAGACAAATCACCAACATGAATGAAATCCAGAGA aaatatcgAGAGCGAGAATCTAAAGTACGAAGAAAAGACGGACTTTTACTTATTCGAGATTTGGCAGCAgaagttaaaaatatgatgGATATCAAAATGAATTCTGTTTTG AGGCTAATGGAAGCTGGCGAACAATCTGCTTTAGCTAATCAAGAGGCTGCTGTAAAGAGTGAGCGATATGTAAATGATGGATTTGGGGATTACAAGAGTCTCGAATCAATAGACCGATATGATCAATGTGCATTTAACACCACTGTAAATTGTGTGCTGTTACAGAGCACATATGTAGATCCAG ATTCAGTCGATGAAACCGTAGTACGAGATATGCAGTGGACTGATCATCTGGATCCAATATTTGTAAGCAATTATGAAATGGATCCCGTATTATCATGGCAATATTTCGGTAGCACAAAAGGGACACTCAGAAGATTTCCAA cacTGAGATGGCCTTCATATTCAGGATTGTCACCATCTGCGTTGTTTGACTATCGACTTAATCCATGGTTTGTAGAAGCTGCAACCAGTGCGAAAGATATAGTTATAATAGCTGATTTTTCAATCGCATTATCTGACTATAAACTTAGTCTTGTAAGAGCTACTACTTTAGCGGCGCTTGATACGCTGGGTGCTAATGATTTCGTCAATGTTTTATCACTTGAATCATCAAACTATGAAATTGTTCCATGTTTCAAAGAAATGATTGTTCAG GCCAACGAGAAGAACTTAAGAGATTTAAGATCCGCCGTGGCACAATCAAAGTTTGCTGGCAGTTCTAACTTCACAGGAGCTCTAGCCCGTGCATTCGACATACTGCATAAA TTTAATCGTACCGGTCAAGGAAGTCAATGCAATCAAGCTATATTGATAATTACTGACGGTCCATTTGGACCATATAAAGAAATTCTGCAACATAATAAACCACATATGCCGGTTCGAGTTTTTACGTATTTAATCGGCAAAGATGACTCAAACGCTGCTGATATGAATTGGATTGCTTGCAACAATAAag GTTATTTCGAACATATCGAAGACCAAAGAAATCTTCGAGAAAAAGTACTAAACTATGTTTTAGTTATGGCTAGACCATTAGTTATGTATCAAACCGATCATCCAGTATATTGGTCACCAGTCTATCTTGCAAGCAAA GTTGACAATTTAAAAGCTACTGACACTATAGATGGCAGACTTATGACAACAGTATCTGCGCCCGTTTTTGACAGGAGAAACCATTCG GAACGAGCCGCCAATTTATTGGGTGTGGTTGGTATGGACGTCTATATTGACGACCTAAAGAAACTTGTTCCAGCCTATAAg CTCGGTGCCAATGGTTACTCCTTTATATTGGACAATAACGGACATGTCCTTTACCATCCTGACTTCCGACCAACG cAATCTGATTCGGTCAGACCTCAATATAAGACGGTCGACCTGAGTGAGATTGAGTTACCGGACGTGGACACTAATAATAACACTCTATTGCTCGAa ttgagGAGAGAAATGATTGAGCAGCGGGAAGGTGAAACCACTCTAAAAGTCAAAAATCACTTGGATAATATG aGACGAGTATCtactagaaaatataaatacttttatcatTCAATCGAAGATACACCTTATAGTTTAGGTATAGCTCTTCCAGAAAGTTATGGAATGTATGAACTGCTCGGAGAAGAAGAAATCAAGTTAACTCAATTCAATA ttacagagtattttaaaggaaaaaacTGGAAAGTCCACCCCGAGTG GGTTTATTGTGAATATAACTATGGCAATGAACATAACTTTAAAACTCCAGAGGATAGAGTGTTGCATTTTTTGTCCAGATCCAAACGTCCTGGTTGGAAATGGATGTCATTAAGGTCTAGAATGCCACAAAGAGAACCTg GTACAAGTCAGGTTTATAACACGTGGAGAAAGGAAAAAGACTCTCATTACT gcGATAAAAATCTTTTACAATCCTTAGTATTCGATGCATTAGTCACTGATAGTCTTGAAAAACTAACAAGTCAAATATCTAAGGCTGATAAACA CCAAGGACATCATATGTTTGGTGTAACGCTTACGTTCATTGCGACAAGGAGTGGATTATTGAGATGGCGAGATCACGGAACAAATAATAACAGAGGCCCCGAACC ACATTTTAGCGAAACCAACAAAAAAGCCATAGACGAGGTGTGGTACAAAAGAGCGATTGACCAGCACAACATAGAACCTGAAAGTTTTGTGTTTTCAGTGCCATTCAATTCtg GCGCTGGTCTCGATCGACCACTGATTACAGCTACCCACGCCATGTTCGTTGAAAATAAAGGTCATCGAGCAGCAGCCGCGGTTGTCGGCATACAATTTCAACATTCATCGATCGCTTCGCACTTCATCAACATCACTTCAGCC TGTACTGGCATGACCGGATGCAAGAAGACGTGTGCTTCCGATGATCTCGACTGCTATGTGTTGGATAACAACGGTTTCATCATAATATCCGAACAATCGCATCATACCGGACAGTTTTTCGGGCAAACAGACGGTACGATTATGGACTCGTTGGTTCAAGACggcatttacaaaaaaatcaccATACTGGACAACCAAGGCGCGTGTCATAGCGGTATCGAACATGGAACCGATTCCGCGTCTTCACTACGA CCTTTCCAGCCGGTCGTCTGGTTTGTAAGGTGGTTATTAGGTCGATTGGCTTGGTTAGCAATCGAAACTAACATCTATCACGTTCTATTCCCGGACTGGATTCAAGCTCAAGAagaag ATCCAATGTATTCGGAATACGACCTGGGACCAGATGAATTCGTGCCAGATCAAGGTGAGAAGACCACGGACCAGAGTGACAAACCAATAACAGACGGTGTCGGTGGTGACCGGGGGAGCTCCGGGAACGACTACAAAGACATACCACAGCATCCACCGCTGTACGTGCCAAGTATGAAAAACGCCGAGTACTTCAGCCCAGTTTACAACCGAACTCAACCTGGCATAACCAGGACATGTCGCAAATCGGTAGATTTGTACGTCCTGCAACCCAACAGATTGAATATGAGTGGGTCGTTTAACCCACTCAAAGGAAAATTGACCAATTGCCACGCTACTGGATGCGAACG GCCATTCAGTGTGCAAAAAATCCCCCACAGCAACCTAATACTATTAGTGGTGGATACTCTGTGCCCTTGTGGCAGCAAACAACTGAGCATCGAACCACAAGAGGTTCGAATGGCCACAGATGAATCTGGACAACCAGTGTACAACTGTCAAGATCAAAACATGTTCCGGAGACGCACAGGAAAGTGCATTAACTATCATCCAGAA
- the LOC132943863 gene encoding voltage-dependent calcium channel subunit alpha-2/delta-3 isoform X2 gives MFFAGGACCCCPVIATAHVFVLLVAVVVSPLPGVRAQAEDIPHNEVKNWALKFGVDLWEFGRQITNMNEIQRKYRERESKVRRKDGLLLIRDLAAEVKNMMDIKMNSVLRLMEAGEQSALANQEAAVKSERYVNDGFGDYKSLESIDRYDQCAFNTTVNCVLLQSTYVDPDSVDETVVRDMQWTDHLDPIFVSNYEMDPVLSWQYFGSTKGTLRRFPTLRWPSYSGLSPSALFDYRLNPWFVEAATSAKDIVIIADFSIALSDYKLSLVRATTLAALDTLGANDFVNVLSLESSNYEIVPCFKEMIVQANEKNLRDLRSAVAQSKFAGSSNFTGALARAFDILHKFNRTGQGSQCNQAILIITDGPFGPYKEILQHNKPHMPVRVFTYLIGKDDSNAADMNWIACNNKGYFEHIEDQRNLREKVLNYVLVMARPLVMYQTDHPVYWSPVYLASKVDNLKATDTIDGRLMTTVSAPVFDRRNHSERAANLLGVVGMDVYIDDLKKLVPAYKLGANGYSFILDNNGHVLYHPDFRPTQSDSVRPQYKTVDLSEIELPDVDTNNNTLLLELRREMIEQREGETTLKVKNHLDNMRRVSTRKYKYFYHSIEDTPYSLGIALPESYGMYELLGEEEIKLTQFNITEYFKGKNWKVHPEWVYCEYNYGNEHNFKTPEDRVLHFLSRSKRPGWKWMSLRSRMPQREPGTSQVYNTWRKEKDSHYCDKNLLQSLVFDALVTDSLEKLTSQISKADKHPIATLMALLHSQGHHMFGVTLTFIATRSGLLRWRDHGTNNNRGPEPHFSETNKKAIDEVWYKRAIDQHNIEPESFVFSVPFNSGAGLDRPLITATHAMFVENKGHRAAAAVVGIQFQHSSIASHFINITSACTGMTGCKKTCASDDLDCYVLDNNGFIIISEQSHHTGQFFGQTDGTIMDSLVQDGIYKKITILDNQGACHSGIEHGTDSASSLRPFQPVVWFVRWLLGRLAWLAIETNIYHVLFPDWIQAQEEDPMYSEYDLGPDEFVPDQGEKTTDQSDKPITDGVGGDRGSSGNDYKDIPQHPPLYVPSMKNAEYFSPVYNRTQPGITRTCRKSVDLYVLQPNRLNMSGSFNPLKGKLTNCHATGCERPFSVQKIPHSNLILLVVDTLCPCGSKQLSIEPQEVRMATDESGQPVYNCQDQNMFRRRTGKCINYHPEEIEIKQCGSSSALLVTSYLVLLSMVTAIWIT, from the exons ATGTTTTTCGCCGGCGGCGCGTGTTGTTGTTGTCCCGTCATAGCCACCGCGCACGTCTTCGTATTGCTGGTCGCCGTGGTCGTGTCGCCGTTACCCGGCGTCCGGGCCCAGGCGGAGGACATACCGCACAACGA GGTAAAAAATTGGGCACTGAAATTTGGTGTGGACCTGTGGGAGTTTGGCAGACAAATCACCAACATGAATGAAATCCAGAGA aaatatcgAGAGCGAGAATCTAAAGTACGAAGAAAAGACGGACTTTTACTTATTCGAGATTTGGCAGCAgaagttaaaaatatgatgGATATCAAAATGAATTCTGTTTTG AGGCTAATGGAAGCTGGCGAACAATCTGCTTTAGCTAATCAAGAGGCTGCTGTAAAGAGTGAGCGATATGTAAATGATGGATTTGGGGATTACAAGAGTCTCGAATCAATAGACCGATATGATCAATGTGCATTTAACACCACTGTAAATTGTGTGCTGTTACAGAGCACATATGTAGATCCAG ATTCAGTCGATGAAACCGTAGTACGAGATATGCAGTGGACTGATCATCTGGATCCAATATTTGTAAGCAATTATGAAATGGATCCCGTATTATCATGGCAATATTTCGGTAGCACAAAAGGGACACTCAGAAGATTTCCAA cacTGAGATGGCCTTCATATTCAGGATTGTCACCATCTGCGTTGTTTGACTATCGACTTAATCCATGGTTTGTAGAAGCTGCAACCAGTGCGAAAGATATAGTTATAATAGCTGATTTTTCAATCGCATTATCTGACTATAAACTTAGTCTTGTAAGAGCTACTACTTTAGCGGCGCTTGATACGCTGGGTGCTAATGATTTCGTCAATGTTTTATCACTTGAATCATCAAACTATGAAATTGTTCCATGTTTCAAAGAAATGATTGTTCAG GCCAACGAGAAGAACTTAAGAGATTTAAGATCCGCCGTGGCACAATCAAAGTTTGCTGGCAGTTCTAACTTCACAGGAGCTCTAGCCCGTGCATTCGACATACTGCATAAA TTTAATCGTACCGGTCAAGGAAGTCAATGCAATCAAGCTATATTGATAATTACTGACGGTCCATTTGGACCATATAAAGAAATTCTGCAACATAATAAACCACATATGCCGGTTCGAGTTTTTACGTATTTAATCGGCAAAGATGACTCAAACGCTGCTGATATGAATTGGATTGCTTGCAACAATAAag GTTATTTCGAACATATCGAAGACCAAAGAAATCTTCGAGAAAAAGTACTAAACTATGTTTTAGTTATGGCTAGACCATTAGTTATGTATCAAACCGATCATCCAGTATATTGGTCACCAGTCTATCTTGCAAGCAAA GTTGACAATTTAAAAGCTACTGACACTATAGATGGCAGACTTATGACAACAGTATCTGCGCCCGTTTTTGACAGGAGAAACCATTCG GAACGAGCCGCCAATTTATTGGGTGTGGTTGGTATGGACGTCTATATTGACGACCTAAAGAAACTTGTTCCAGCCTATAAg CTCGGTGCCAATGGTTACTCCTTTATATTGGACAATAACGGACATGTCCTTTACCATCCTGACTTCCGACCAACG cAATCTGATTCGGTCAGACCTCAATATAAGACGGTCGACCTGAGTGAGATTGAGTTACCGGACGTGGACACTAATAATAACACTCTATTGCTCGAa ttgagGAGAGAAATGATTGAGCAGCGGGAAGGTGAAACCACTCTAAAAGTCAAAAATCACTTGGATAATATG aGACGAGTATCtactagaaaatataaatacttttatcatTCAATCGAAGATACACCTTATAGTTTAGGTATAGCTCTTCCAGAAAGTTATGGAATGTATGAACTGCTCGGAGAAGAAGAAATCAAGTTAACTCAATTCAATA ttacagagtattttaaaggaaaaaacTGGAAAGTCCACCCCGAGTG GGTTTATTGTGAATATAACTATGGCAATGAACATAACTTTAAAACTCCAGAGGATAGAGTGTTGCATTTTTTGTCCAGATCCAAACGTCCTGGTTGGAAATGGATGTCATTAAGGTCTAGAATGCCACAAAGAGAACCTg GTACAAGTCAGGTTTATAACACGTGGAGAAAGGAAAAAGACTCTCATTACT gcGATAAAAATCTTTTACAATCCTTAGTATTCGATGCATTAGTCACTGATAGTCTTGAAAAACTAACAAGTCAAATATCTAAGGCTGATAAACA CCCAATAGCCACACTAATGGCACTTCTGCACAG CCAAGGACATCATATGTTTGGTGTAACGCTTACGTTCATTGCGACAAGGAGTGGATTATTGAGATGGCGAGATCACGGAACAAATAATAACAGAGGCCCCGAACC ACATTTTAGCGAAACCAACAAAAAAGCCATAGACGAGGTGTGGTACAAAAGAGCGATTGACCAGCACAACATAGAACCTGAAAGTTTTGTGTTTTCAGTGCCATTCAATTCtg GCGCTGGTCTCGATCGACCACTGATTACAGCTACCCACGCCATGTTCGTTGAAAATAAAGGTCATCGAGCAGCAGCCGCGGTTGTCGGCATACAATTTCAACATTCATCGATCGCTTCGCACTTCATCAACATCACTTCAGCC TGTACTGGCATGACCGGATGCAAGAAGACGTGTGCTTCCGATGATCTCGACTGCTATGTGTTGGATAACAACGGTTTCATCATAATATCCGAACAATCGCATCATACCGGACAGTTTTTCGGGCAAACAGACGGTACGATTATGGACTCGTTGGTTCAAGACggcatttacaaaaaaatcaccATACTGGACAACCAAGGCGCGTGTCATAGCGGTATCGAACATGGAACCGATTCCGCGTCTTCACTACGA CCTTTCCAGCCGGTCGTCTGGTTTGTAAGGTGGTTATTAGGTCGATTGGCTTGGTTAGCAATCGAAACTAACATCTATCACGTTCTATTCCCGGACTGGATTCAAGCTCAAGAagaag ATCCAATGTATTCGGAATACGACCTGGGACCAGATGAATTCGTGCCAGATCAAGGTGAGAAGACCACGGACCAGAGTGACAAACCAATAACAGACGGTGTCGGTGGTGACCGGGGGAGCTCCGGGAACGACTACAAAGACATACCACAGCATCCACCGCTGTACGTGCCAAGTATGAAAAACGCCGAGTACTTCAGCCCAGTTTACAACCGAACTCAACCTGGCATAACCAGGACATGTCGCAAATCGGTAGATTTGTACGTCCTGCAACCCAACAGATTGAATATGAGTGGGTCGTTTAACCCACTCAAAGGAAAATTGACCAATTGCCACGCTACTGGATGCGAACG GCCATTCAGTGTGCAAAAAATCCCCCACAGCAACCTAATACTATTAGTGGTGGATACTCTGTGCCCTTGTGGCAGCAAACAACTGAGCATCGAACCACAAGAGGTTCGAATGGCCACAGATGAATCTGGACAACCAGTGTACAACTGTCAAGATCAAAACATGTTCCGGAGACGCACAGGAAAGTGCATTAACTATCATCCAGAA